Proteins from a genomic interval of Desulfurobacterium sp. TC5-1:
- a CDS encoding FecR domain-containing protein — MKRLFHILLLLIFIPVNASAGLYAGRITKTEGRVKILTDDNLRGEIVRTTPEEIPVNSRVKTYRKSKAFVILSEKTHIVLLEKSVLFIENSKTIDQENGTILYKIKKYGGTSGITVKTPVSIIGVKGTMFAVTVNRQNADIFLKKGSLSIRSPEKEFEVYRLKTLKEFSDFQKEFKQYQNRTMEEFKNYKKKIQEEFLFYTREFVLPPGKSVSIKGNKVYIKDTIPEEIEENFKLFEYFGGSQ, encoded by the coding sequence ATGAAAAGATTGTTCCATATCCTGTTGTTACTAATTTTTATACCTGTAAACGCTTCTGCCGGCCTCTATGCCGGCAGAATAACTAAAACAGAAGGCCGCGTTAAAATTCTTACCGACGACAATCTGAGGGGAGAAATAGTTAGAACAACACCCGAAGAGATACCAGTAAACTCACGAGTAAAAACCTACAGAAAATCAAAAGCTTTTGTGATTCTTTCAGAAAAAACACACATTGTATTACTGGAAAAAAGCGTCCTATTTATAGAAAACAGCAAAACTATCGATCAGGAAAATGGAACAATTCTGTACAAAATCAAAAAATACGGCGGAACATCAGGCATAACAGTTAAAACACCTGTTTCTATAATAGGTGTAAAAGGTACCATGTTTGCCGTAACTGTAAACAGGCAAAATGCAGACATTTTCCTCAAAAAAGGTTCTCTATCTATAAGATCACCTGAAAAAGAATTTGAAGTATATAGATTAAAAACTCTTAAAGAATTTAGCGATTTTCAAAAAGAGTTTAAACAATACCAAAACAGAACTATGGAAGAATTTAAAAATTACAAGAAAAAAATTCAGGAGGAATTTTTATTCTATACCAGAGAATTTGTGCTTCCTCCAGGAAAAAGTGTATCCATAAAAGGAAACAAAGTTTACATTAAAGACACTATTCCTGAAGAAATAGAAGAGAACTTCAAATTATTTGAATATTTTGGGGGGTCACAATGA
- a CDS encoding DUF6175 family protein — protein MKKKVTLLLVGLLLSTSCASTGKQLCRMPNTVEPLSREAQFVESSSTAEYIILATGKGCTVDQARNDARKAAIWFVLFGGDRPLLQTSKERRKAKAILGEILRNPQNYIRWESEPKSKRKEGPYIVMSFLFKVDVEALKQKLLDEGVLEATEEISEEVGLPFIAVLPASNDEFSKFAVTVIEEYLQDRDYEVYVPEGNEKIDKIIKTVAALEGKTDPYYMEAMQAGSDIFVKVKTSVWKVNKYGRTFLKASAEAKAYETATGKLLGASTGFSPERNVTSPEAVVQEATNDLADKITLQIRKAWIKETRKGKPFKVVVFSSEDQFRDVDRSLYRLFRKLSRRPIKRLASGKSATTYVVYVKDIPNAYELFMKLEDMYSGPGKLEKVLDTGSLLIIKAGSGDTDIEIE, from the coding sequence ATGAAGAAAAAAGTAACCTTGCTGTTAGTTGGTTTGCTACTATCAACATCATGTGCATCAACAGGGAAACAGCTCTGCCGTATGCCAAACACCGTTGAACCTCTCTCAAGAGAAGCACAATTTGTTGAGTCTTCAAGTACTGCAGAATACATCATCTTGGCCACGGGAAAAGGCTGCACGGTAGATCAGGCAAGAAACGACGCCAGAAAAGCAGCCATATGGTTTGTTCTCTTTGGTGGTGATAGGCCACTACTGCAGACATCAAAAGAGAGAAGAAAGGCAAAAGCTATACTGGGAGAAATTTTAAGAAATCCTCAGAATTATATAAGATGGGAAAGCGAACCAAAGTCAAAAAGGAAAGAAGGTCCTTACATCGTAATGTCTTTCCTGTTCAAAGTAGATGTGGAAGCCCTAAAGCAAAAGCTCCTTGACGAAGGCGTATTAGAGGCAACCGAAGAAATATCTGAAGAAGTTGGACTACCGTTCATTGCCGTCCTTCCAGCATCAAATGATGAGTTTTCAAAATTCGCGGTAACGGTAATTGAAGAATACCTTCAGGACAGAGATTACGAAGTTTACGTGCCGGAAGGAAACGAAAAGATTGACAAGATAATTAAAACTGTTGCAGCCCTTGAAGGAAAAACTGATCCGTACTACATGGAAGCGATGCAGGCTGGAAGTGACATTTTCGTAAAAGTGAAAACATCCGTGTGGAAAGTAAACAAATACGGGAGAACATTCCTTAAAGCATCAGCAGAGGCGAAAGCCTACGAAACAGCTACAGGAAAGCTCCTTGGTGCTTCAACAGGATTTTCACCAGAAAGAAATGTAACATCGCCTGAAGCAGTTGTTCAGGAAGCGACAAACGACCTTGCAGACAAAATTACACTCCAGATAAGAAAGGCATGGATCAAAGAAACAAGAAAAGGAAAACCTTTCAAAGTCGTAGTTTTCTCCTCAGAGGATCAATTTAGAGACGTTGACAGAAGCCTTTACAGACTGTTTAGAAAACTTTCAAGGAGACCCATTAAACGTTTAGCTTCAGGAAAATCGGCAACAACCTACGTTGTGTATGTAAAAGACATACCAAACGCTTATGAACTCTTTATGAAACTTGAAGACATGTATTCTGGACCTGGAAAATTGGAAAAAGTTCTTGATACAGGTTCTCTCCTCATCATCAAAGCCGGTTCTGGTGATACAGATATAGAAATTGAATAA
- a CDS encoding NifB/NifX family molybdenum-iron cluster-binding protein, with protein MKIAVPVTEDRREAEVTEFGRAPFFAIIEENNVKFVKNPGSETSSGAGVKASQFIINGGVEKVILKKPAGPHASSALEQAGIEVEVREGLRTLNEVL; from the coding sequence ATGAAAATAGCCGTTCCTGTAACTGAAGATAGAAGAGAAGCAGAAGTTACAGAATTTGGAAGAGCACCGTTTTTTGCGATCATAGAGGAAAATAATGTTAAGTTTGTTAAAAATCCGGGTAGTGAAACTTCAAGCGGTGCTGGTGTAAAGGCCTCCCAATTTATAATTAATGGCGGTGTTGAGAAAGTTATCCTTAAAAAGCCTGCCGGTCCTCACGCTTCATCGGCATTGGAACAGGCAGGCATTGAAGTCGAAGTAAGAGAGGGACTGAGAACGTTAAATGAAGTTCTTTAA
- a CDS encoding ATP-binding protein, whose translation MQITVSSGKGGVGKSSITASLLYLLGKDIELVAVDADADTPNLDILLNVKDWEGEEPLSGERIAVIDDNRCNGCGLCARHCPYECIERDGKVYRVNEDLCEGCNVCSIVCPHDFVIFFKETVPGVVKWGKTVYGFDLVSAQLFPGRPNSGKLVFKAKKLAESFDKDLIVVDAAAGIGCSVVASVNGSDIVVVVVEPTEVSLSDAKRLIKVLDHFGLKRVGVINKFDVHPGFVPVVEEFLKEADAEIIGYVPYDKNVVNAMLGGKPAVEIFPESPFSLAVKKVYENLKNFI comes from the coding sequence ATGCAAATAACTGTTTCAAGTGGTAAGGGAGGCGTTGGCAAGTCGTCTATAACGGCTTCTCTTCTCTATTTACTTGGTAAAGACATTGAGTTGGTTGCTGTTGATGCTGATGCTGATACTCCAAACCTTGATATACTTTTAAACGTTAAAGATTGGGAAGGGGAAGAGCCTCTTTCTGGTGAAAGAATTGCCGTCATAGATGACAATAGGTGTAACGGTTGCGGTTTATGTGCAAGGCACTGTCCCTACGAGTGTATAGAGAGGGACGGAAAGGTTTATCGCGTGAATGAGGACTTGTGTGAAGGTTGTAATGTTTGTTCTATCGTCTGTCCCCACGACTTTGTGATCTTTTTTAAAGAGACGGTGCCCGGCGTTGTTAAGTGGGGTAAGACCGTTTACGGTTTTGATCTCGTTTCTGCTCAGCTGTTTCCTGGACGCCCCAATTCAGGTAAGCTCGTATTTAAGGCAAAGAAATTGGCAGAGTCTTTTGATAAGGATTTGATCGTGGTTGATGCTGCAGCTGGTATAGGTTGTTCAGTTGTAGCGAGTGTTAACGGAAGTGATATCGTTGTTGTGGTTGTTGAACCTACGGAAGTTTCCCTTTCCGATGCTAAAAGATTGATAAAGGTGCTTGATCATTTTGGTTTAAAAAGGGTAGGGGTGATAAACAAATTTGACGTTCATCCTGGTTTTGTTCCGGTAGTGGAAGAATTTCTTAAGGAGGCAGATGCCGAAATTATCGGATATGTACCGTACGATAAGAATGTCGTAAATGCAATGTTAGGGGGAAAACCTGCAGTAGAGATTTTCCCCGAGTCTCCGTTTTCATTAGCTGTAAAAAAGGTTTATGAAAACTTAAAGAACTTCATTTAA
- a CDS encoding ATP-binding protein encodes MIIAFSGGKGGTGKSTVSTNIAVLLEYFALVDLDVEAPDDHILLSTELVKVKDVNLFQPVFNHDACFACGRCLDACHDSAIISGRDGKPILIPELCGGCRGCKLICPSEEAIKEGGKFVGRIYENLTPYGFPLITGELLEGEEKTYRVLLETRRYAVGKYEKLIFDTAAGAGNSIFKALEGVDVVVAVTEPTPFGVRDLEKILEVTKRLERRTVVVINRSGTGDESVVESLCDRYGVKLIGRIPYSENVMKSYFENRPIVKTDLPEAEVFKELKDRILEEACK; translated from the coding sequence ATGATAATAGCGTTTTCCGGCGGAAAAGGCGGAACCGGTAAATCTACCGTTTCTACGAATATAGCGGTTCTTCTTGAGTATTTTGCACTTGTTGACCTTGATGTTGAAGCACCGGATGACCACATTCTTCTTTCAACGGAACTTGTCAAGGTTAAGGATGTGAATCTGTTTCAGCCGGTTTTTAACCACGATGCCTGTTTTGCCTGTGGAAGGTGCCTTGATGCGTGTCACGACAGTGCAATAATAAGTGGAAGGGATGGTAAACCTATTCTTATACCTGAACTTTGTGGTGGTTGTAGAGGCTGTAAACTTATCTGTCCTTCTGAGGAGGCAATAAAAGAGGGTGGAAAGTTTGTTGGAAGAATCTATGAAAATTTGACACCTTACGGCTTTCCCCTAATTACAGGGGAACTTCTTGAAGGAGAAGAAAAGACCTACAGGGTTTTGCTTGAGACGAGGCGTTATGCTGTTGGTAAGTATGAGAAGCTAATATTTGACACGGCTGCTGGGGCTGGCAACAGTATTTTTAAAGCTCTTGAAGGTGTTGATGTTGTTGTTGCTGTTACAGAACCAACGCCTTTTGGGGTAAGGGATTTAGAAAAAATTCTTGAAGTGACGAAACGGCTGGAGAGAAGGACGGTTGTTGTTATTAATAGAAGCGGTACCGGTGATGAGTCTGTCGTTGAGAGTTTATGTGATAGATACGGGGTAAAACTAATTGGAAGAATCCCTTACAGTGAAAATGTTATGAAAAGTTACTTTGAGAACAGGCCCATTGTTAAAACTGATCTGCCGGAAGCGGAGGTTTTTAAAGAGCTGAAGGATAGAATTTTGGAGGAAGCATGCAAATAA
- a CDS encoding NifB/NifX family molybdenum-iron cluster-binding protein, giving the protein MRIAVPVNEDNGLDSTICEHFGHAPYFAIIDVEGEDINLSIFPNPAIEHAAGQIPRMLAEKNVNMIIASRMGEKAKLFFKQFGIEAVTGASGTLRDVVARITA; this is encoded by the coding sequence ATGCGTATAGCTGTCCCTGTTAACGAGGATAACGGTTTGGATTCAACTATTTGTGAGCACTTTGGCCATGCCCCCTATTTCGCGATCATAGATGTTGAAGGAGAAGATATTAACCTTTCCATTTTCCCGAATCCTGCTATTGAGCATGCTGCAGGCCAGATTCCAAGGATGCTTGCGGAAAAGAACGTTAACATGATAATTGCCAGCAGAATGGGAGAAAAGGCGAAGCTTTTCTTTAAACAGTTTGGTATAGAAGCAGTTACAGGTGCTTCAGGAACGCTTAGAGATGTTGTTGCCCGGATTACAGCGTAA
- a CDS encoding NADH-quinone oxidoreductase subunit A gives MVFSWLHLAVILFMVGGLAFGAGPLMASTLLSHKIKDELLYTTYECGMVPHDNAWGKFGINYYFYALIFLAFDVDVLYLFPVAVFYPEAPGIVPFIDVLIFVGVLGAAVIYFLKKGVFTWPKKINIQ, from the coding sequence ATGGTTTTTTCCTGGCTTCACCTTGCAGTTATACTCTTCATGGTTGGTGGATTGGCATTTGGTGCTGGCCCCTTAATGGCATCAACACTTTTATCCCACAAGATTAAAGATGAACTTTTATATACAACTTACGAATGTGGTATGGTACCTCACGATAATGCCTGGGGAAAGTTTGGCATCAACTACTACTTCTACGCCCTTATCTTTTTAGCCTTTGATGTGGACGTTCTTTATCTGTTTCCGGTTGCTGTTTTCTACCCGGAAGCACCGGGAATTGTTCCGTTTATAGACGTTCTAATATTTGTAGGAGTGCTTGGAGCCGCGGTTATATACTTCCTTAAAAAAGGAGTTTTTACATGGCCGAAAAAGATAAACATACAATAG
- the nuoB gene encoding NADH-quinone oxidoreductase subunit NuoB, translating into MIKPEVVPPVVQFAVAEKFIEMCRSLSIWPMAFGLACCSLEMMAAGMCRFDLARFGSEVFRPSPRQADLMIVPGTISKKMAPAIVRLYEQMPHPKWVIAFGSCAISGGPFVFKGQYGIIEGIDKLIPVDVYVPGCPPRPEALFEAIFKLQELISGKRWWPEPPKEDK; encoded by the coding sequence ATGATAAAACCGGAAGTTGTTCCACCAGTCGTTCAGTTTGCAGTAGCTGAAAAGTTTATTGAAATGTGCCGTTCTCTATCAATATGGCCGATGGCTTTTGGTCTTGCCTGTTGTTCCCTTGAGATGATGGCTGCGGGAATGTGCAGATTTGACCTTGCAAGATTTGGTTCTGAGGTTTTTAGACCTTCACCAAGGCAGGCTGACCTTATGATAGTCCCTGGAACCATTTCCAAGAAAATGGCACCTGCTATCGTTAGATTGTACGAGCAAATGCCTCATCCAAAGTGGGTTATAGCGTTTGGAAGCTGTGCTATATCAGGTGGACCTTTCGTTTTCAAAGGTCAGTACGGCATAATAGAGGGTATAGACAAACTTATTCCCGTTGATGTATATGTTCCGGGATGCCCACCAAGGCCTGAAGCACTCTTTGAAGCAATCTTTAAACTCCAGGAACTCATAAGTGGCAAACGCTGGTGGCCAGAACCTCCAAAGGAGGATAAATAA
- a CDS encoding NADH-quinone oxidoreductase subunit C, translating to MEKLLEGIDIKIIEDDRLKGSKKQILIEPQNIREVTQRFRENGYFLEDVMAMEFKECFHLLYRFNHFENPGTVTVRTSIDKEPGEIESISDIYPGALWHEREVYEFFGINFKGHPDLKPLLLPAEDFEGKPLRKDEKSAKSIKDIFPMFFEKSEQEESESKEEQS from the coding sequence ATGGAAAAACTCCTTGAGGGAATTGATATAAAAATCATTGAAGACGATAGACTAAAGGGAAGCAAAAAACAAATTCTCATAGAACCGCAAAACATAAGAGAGGTCACACAGCGGTTCAGAGAAAACGGTTACTTTCTTGAAGACGTAATGGCAATGGAATTTAAAGAGTGTTTCCACCTGCTCTACAGATTTAACCATTTTGAAAATCCTGGAACAGTAACAGTAAGAACATCCATAGATAAAGAACCGGGTGAAATAGAATCTATTTCCGATATATATCCCGGTGCTCTGTGGCATGAAAGAGAGGTGTACGAATTTTTCGGCATAAACTTCAAAGGACACCCGGATCTAAAGCCACTGCTTCTCCCTGCTGAAGATTTTGAAGGAAAGCCTCTCAGAAAAGACGAGAAGAGTGCAAAATCGATTAAAGATATTTTCCCGATGTTCTTTGAAAAATCAGAGCAGGAAGAATCTGAAAGTAAAGAGGAGCAATCCTGA
- a CDS encoding NADH-quinone oxidoreductase subunit D gives MEFWKEDFYSRKFAEKKRDDTIIVNMGPQHPATHGVLRVLVELYGEYIVRSECVLGYLHRMQEKMGEVKTYPQFYPNTGRLDYAHALAWNWAYVGAVERLAGIEVPERAEYIRVITTELNRIASHLLWWGVYLLDLGAFTPVMYAFEDREILLDILQRVTGSRLTYTYFRFGGVFQDIDSKFIEQTKNFCKRMRSRLNLYRDFVTENIIFRKRVEGVGVFSKDLITKYGATGPVARGSGINYDVRKAEPYGVYDRFDFEIPVEESGDCLARYTVRMREIEQSLNIIEQAIEGLPEGDFRNKKAPKILKPPPGEAYFSVESARGKVGIYVVSDGGLNPYRVKLRSPTYSNLSLLNEASEGMLLADYVATLGSLDLVIPEIDK, from the coding sequence ATGGAATTCTGGAAAGAAGACTTTTACTCAAGAAAGTTTGCTGAGAAAAAGAGAGACGATACGATAATCGTTAACATGGGACCTCAGCACCCGGCAACACACGGTGTGTTGAGAGTTTTAGTGGAACTTTATGGTGAATATATCGTACGCAGCGAATGTGTTCTTGGATACCTGCACAGAATGCAGGAAAAGATGGGAGAGGTAAAAACCTATCCTCAGTTTTATCCAAACACCGGAAGGCTCGATTATGCACATGCCTTGGCCTGGAACTGGGCATACGTGGGAGCCGTTGAAAGATTAGCCGGCATAGAAGTCCCGGAAAGGGCAGAATATATAAGAGTCATCACCACTGAACTTAACAGAATAGCATCTCACCTGCTCTGGTGGGGCGTCTATCTCCTCGACCTTGGAGCATTCACACCCGTAATGTACGCTTTCGAGGACAGGGAAATTCTCCTTGACATCCTTCAGAGAGTCACCGGTTCAAGATTAACATACACTTACTTCCGCTTCGGTGGCGTATTTCAGGATATCGACTCAAAGTTCATAGAACAGACAAAAAACTTCTGCAAAAGAATGCGCTCAAGGCTGAACCTTTACAGAGACTTTGTAACGGAAAATATCATTTTCAGAAAAAGGGTTGAAGGCGTAGGTGTTTTCTCAAAAGACTTGATAACCAAGTACGGCGCAACAGGACCGGTAGCCAGAGGTTCAGGTATAAACTACGACGTTAGAAAAGCAGAACCTTACGGTGTTTACGACAGATTTGACTTTGAAATTCCAGTGGAAGAATCGGGCGACTGTCTTGCAAGATACACGGTTAGAATGAGAGAGATAGAGCAGAGTCTAAATATTATAGAACAGGCTATAGAAGGGCTTCCTGAAGGAGATTTCCGCAACAAAAAAGCACCTAAAATCCTCAAACCTCCTCCAGGAGAAGCTTATTTCTCCGTTGAAAGTGCAAGAGGAAAGGTAGGTATCTATGTTGTAAGCGACGGAGGGTTGAATCCCTATAGGGTAAAATTGCGTTCTCCAACTTATTCAAACTTGAGCCTGCTGAATGAGGCATCTGAAGGAATGCTACTTGCAGACTATGTTGCAACACTTGGAAGTTTAGACCTTGTTATTCCGGAGATAGACAAATGA
- the nuoH gene encoding NADH-quinone oxidoreductase subunit NuoH, which translates to MSGIMGTPFLKIVAGLVVVLMFIGLNAILLGYGERKISGFIQRRLGPYAVGPHGIFQMMVDMVKLMTKQLVTPKQADKYLYWAAPLIAFMAVPVLFIAIPFSPTFTVLDVNLGIVLILAFAGLNVLALCIGGWGSNNKWSLLGAARSVSQYIAFEVPILLVALAIAMMTGTLNLSEIVNQQGNFPWQWNIVVQPLAFVIFFVASLAEMNRVPFDLPEGESELTAGYNTEYGGMGFGLFVLAEYTHVVVASSVMTALFLGGWKGPFLPGIWWFLLKMYLLCFIIIWIRWAYPRVRFDQLLNLSWKYLIPAGILNLLATAFLVKLF; encoded by the coding sequence ATGAGTGGAATAATGGGAACACCGTTTCTAAAAATCGTTGCTGGGCTCGTTGTGGTCCTTATGTTTATAGGGCTAAACGCAATCCTGTTAGGTTACGGCGAAAGAAAAATATCCGGATTTATTCAGAGAAGACTCGGACCTTACGCCGTGGGACCTCACGGAATCTTTCAGATGATGGTCGATATGGTAAAACTCATGACAAAGCAGCTTGTAACGCCGAAGCAGGCTGACAAATACCTATACTGGGCTGCTCCTCTCATAGCCTTTATGGCGGTTCCGGTACTTTTCATAGCAATTCCCTTCAGCCCAACATTTACAGTTTTAGACGTTAACTTGGGAATCGTTTTAATACTTGCATTCGCGGGACTTAACGTTCTCGCCCTCTGTATAGGTGGCTGGGGTTCGAACAACAAGTGGTCTCTCCTTGGAGCCGCCCGTTCAGTTTCTCAATATATAGCATTCGAAGTACCTATACTTCTTGTGGCCCTGGCCATAGCTATGATGACAGGGACACTAAACCTTTCTGAAATAGTTAATCAGCAGGGAAATTTCCCCTGGCAGTGGAATATAGTGGTTCAGCCGTTAGCATTTGTAATCTTCTTTGTAGCATCACTCGCAGAGATGAACAGAGTACCTTTCGACCTTCCTGAAGGTGAAAGTGAACTAACGGCAGGTTACAACACAGAGTACGGCGGCATGGGTTTTGGACTTTTTGTGCTTGCAGAATATACCCACGTTGTAGTTGCATCTTCAGTAATGACCGCTCTTTTCCTTGGTGGATGGAAGGGCCCGTTCCTTCCGGGCATATGGTGGTTTCTTTTAAAAATGTACTTGCTCTGCTTTATCATAATATGGATAAGATGGGCATATCCAAGGGTTAGATTCGACCAACTACTCAACCTGAGCTGGAAGTATCTAATCCCGGCAGGCATACTAAATCTTCTTGCAACGGCATTTTTAGTAAAACTTTTCTAA
- a CDS encoding 4Fe-4S binding protein: MALAQDIKEFLKGIKSLFVGMKITGEYLIKPKVTVNYPWETVGKEGLEGFRMVIQLVPVPPSGNKHKCVACGMCARSCPSNCIKLDVKQTVEEIELPDGKKKKKVNRELQGFYVDFSLCSLCGLCVESCPTKTLQFSNYPYIVGTSRDDFVYNLLEDFKKRYGEEK, encoded by the coding sequence GTGGCTCTGGCACAGGATATAAAAGAGTTTTTAAAAGGAATTAAAAGCCTTTTTGTAGGTATGAAAATAACAGGTGAATACCTCATCAAGCCGAAAGTGACAGTAAACTATCCATGGGAAACTGTTGGAAAAGAAGGTCTCGAAGGTTTCAGGATGGTAATTCAGCTTGTTCCCGTTCCACCCAGCGGGAATAAGCACAAATGTGTTGCCTGCGGTATGTGTGCAAGGAGCTGCCCTTCAAATTGCATAAAACTTGATGTAAAGCAGACAGTTGAAGAGATTGAACTGCCAGACGGCAAAAAGAAAAAAAAGGTCAACAGAGAACTTCAGGGATTCTACGTTGACTTTTCTCTGTGCAGTCTGTGTGGATTGTGTGTTGAATCCTGTCCAACTAAAACACTCCAGTTTTCAAACTATCCGTATATCGTGGGAACAAGCAGGGACGATTTCGTTTACAACCTTCTTGAAGATTTCAAGAAAAGATACGGAGAGGAAAAATGA
- a CDS encoding NADH-quinone oxidoreductase subunit J, with protein MIEQLAGYAAFGIYIFIILAGGALAIFSKNLVRSLVGLIVTLFGVAGMYLLMAAPFMALMQIMIYVGAVSVLIFFAIMLTKTDCEAKFDIKRLLKSAVPAGIAAATMVLTIARSRINFTLPQEVSLKVIGKALLTTYMLPFELISIVLFVAMAGAVALGFERRREKE; from the coding sequence ATGATAGAACAACTTGCCGGATACGCAGCTTTTGGAATTTACATATTTATAATCTTAGCCGGCGGTGCACTTGCCATATTCAGCAAGAATCTCGTAAGGTCTCTCGTTGGTCTCATTGTAACACTGTTTGGCGTGGCAGGGATGTACCTTCTTATGGCAGCACCATTTATGGCATTAATGCAGATAATGATATACGTAGGTGCTGTAAGTGTCTTAATATTCTTCGCAATAATGCTTACAAAAACAGACTGTGAAGCAAAATTTGATATCAAAAGACTCTTAAAAAGTGCCGTTCCTGCAGGCATTGCCGCTGCAACAATGGTTTTGACAATTGCAAGGAGTAGAATAAACTTCACGCTCCCACAAGAAGTTAGCTTAAAAGTCATTGGAAAAGCTCTTTTAACAACATACATGCTTCCTTTTGAGCTTATATCCATAGTTCTTTTTGTAGCTATGGCAGGTGCCGTGGCTCTCGGATTTGAGAGAAGGAGGGAAAAAGAATGA
- the nuoK gene encoding NADH-quinone oxidoreductase subunit NuoK — MFQLTGALLFFIGATCMAFKRTFIGMLIGVEIMLNGAGLSLVASSQLTTADSATGQIGALLIMGLAAAEATLVLAIALIVYRRFKTVESEKVATLRG; from the coding sequence ATGTTCCAGCTTACAGGTGCTCTGCTCTTTTTCATAGGTGCCACATGTATGGCATTTAAAAGAACATTTATAGGGATGTTAATCGGTGTTGAGATAATGCTGAACGGCGCAGGGTTATCTCTTGTTGCCTCTTCACAATTAACAACAGCTGACAGCGCTACAGGCCAGATAGGTGCACTACTCATAATGGGCCTTGCAGCTGCAGAAGCAACGCTCGTCCTCGCAATAGCTCTAATCGTCTATAGAAGGTTTAAAACTGTAGAATCTGAAAAAGTTGCAACTTTGAGAGGTTAA